In the genome of Notamacropus eugenii isolate mMacEug1 chromosome 5, mMacEug1.pri_v2, whole genome shotgun sequence, one region contains:
- the OR51G2 gene encoding olfactory receptor 51G2 isoform X2, which produces MYLVSILGNCMILFIIKTESSLHQPMYFFLSMLALTDLGLSICTLPTVLSIFLFGAREIDHDACFIQLFFIHCLSFLESSVLLSMAFDRFVAICRPLRYASILTNKVVSRIGLGSLGRSVALIFPLPLMLKRFPYCGSQVLTHSYCLHQEVMKLACADITANSIYGMFVIISTVGVDSMLILLSYVLILHTVLAIASQTERLKALNTCVSHICAVLLFYTPMIGLSVIHRFGKQTPHLIQVVMGFVYLLVPPLMNPIVYSVKTKQIRDRIIQALHC; this is translated from the coding sequence ATGTACCTTGTATCCATCCTGGGGAACTGCATGATCCTCTTCATTATCAAGACAGAATCTTCACTCCACCAAcccatgtatttcttcctgtCTATGCTAGCACTGACAGACCTAGGCCTGTCCATATGCACCCTTCCCACAGTACTGAGTATTTTCTTATTTGGAGCCCGAGAGATTGACCATGATGCCTGCTTCATTCAGCTCTTTTTCATCCACTGCCTGTCTTTCCTAGAATCCTCAGTGCTCCTTTCAATGGCATTTGATCGTTTTGTTGCCATCTGCCGCCCTCTGAGATATGCCTCCATTCTTACCAACAAGGTTGTCAGCAGAATTGGGCTGGGCTCTTTGGGTCGGAGTGTGGCACTCATCTTCCCACTCCCTCTCATGCTCAAACGCTTCCCCTATTGTGGTTCCCAAGTCCTCACCCATTCCTACTGCCTGCACCAGGAGGTCATGAAGCTTGCATGTGCTGACATTACTGCCAACAGCATCTATGGCATGTTTGTTATCATCTCCACTGTGGGTGTGGACTCCATGCTCATCCTTCTTTCCTATGTGTTGATTCTCCACACTGTGTTGGCCATTGCCTCCCAGACTGAGCGCCTCAAGGCCCTCAACACATGTGTCTCCCACATTTGTGCAGTACTGCTCTTCTACACACCCATGATAGGCCTATCAGTCATTCATCGATTTGGGAAGCAGACTCCTCACTTGATTCAGGTGGTCATGGGGTTTGTTTACCTTCTGGTCCCACCTTTGATGAACCCCATTGTCTACAGTGTGAAGACCAAGCAGATCAGGGATCGCATTATCCAAGCCCTCCACTGCTAG
- the OR51G2 gene encoding olfactory receptor 51G2 isoform X1, translating to MMLKSFQNGTVRPYTFLLSGLPGLEHIHIWVSIPLFSMYLVSILGNCMILFIIKTESSLHQPMYFFLSMLALTDLGLSICTLPTVLSIFLFGAREIDHDACFIQLFFIHCLSFLESSVLLSMAFDRFVAICRPLRYASILTNKVVSRIGLGSLGRSVALIFPLPLMLKRFPYCGSQVLTHSYCLHQEVMKLACADITANSIYGMFVIISTVGVDSMLILLSYVLILHTVLAIASQTERLKALNTCVSHICAVLLFYTPMIGLSVIHRFGKQTPHLIQVVMGFVYLLVPPLMNPIVYSVKTKQIRDRIIQALHC from the coding sequence ATGATGCTGAAATCTTTTCAGAACGGCACTGTCAGACCTTATACCTTTCTCTTAAGTGGCCTCCCTGGACTAGAGCATATCCACATCTGGGTCTCCATCCCTCTGTTTTCTATGTACCTTGTATCCATCCTGGGGAACTGCATGATCCTCTTCATTATCAAGACAGAATCTTCACTCCACCAAcccatgtatttcttcctgtCTATGCTAGCACTGACAGACCTAGGCCTGTCCATATGCACCCTTCCCACAGTACTGAGTATTTTCTTATTTGGAGCCCGAGAGATTGACCATGATGCCTGCTTCATTCAGCTCTTTTTCATCCACTGCCTGTCTTTCCTAGAATCCTCAGTGCTCCTTTCAATGGCATTTGATCGTTTTGTTGCCATCTGCCGCCCTCTGAGATATGCCTCCATTCTTACCAACAAGGTTGTCAGCAGAATTGGGCTGGGCTCTTTGGGTCGGAGTGTGGCACTCATCTTCCCACTCCCTCTCATGCTCAAACGCTTCCCCTATTGTGGTTCCCAAGTCCTCACCCATTCCTACTGCCTGCACCAGGAGGTCATGAAGCTTGCATGTGCTGACATTACTGCCAACAGCATCTATGGCATGTTTGTTATCATCTCCACTGTGGGTGTGGACTCCATGCTCATCCTTCTTTCCTATGTGTTGATTCTCCACACTGTGTTGGCCATTGCCTCCCAGACTGAGCGCCTCAAGGCCCTCAACACATGTGTCTCCCACATTTGTGCAGTACTGCTCTTCTACACACCCATGATAGGCCTATCAGTCATTCATCGATTTGGGAAGCAGACTCCTCACTTGATTCAGGTGGTCATGGGGTTTGTTTACCTTCTGGTCCCACCTTTGATGAACCCCATTGTCTACAGTGTGAAGACCAAGCAGATCAGGGATCGCATTATCCAAGCCCTCCACTGCTAG
- the LOC140508793 gene encoding olfactory receptor 51A7-like, which translates to MSDSNTSEVKLFFLIGIPGLEHIQMWISIPICLMYLIAILGNCTILLVIKTETSLHEPMYYFLGMLAISDLGLSLSSLPTMLRIFLFNAPGISPDACFAQEFFIHGFTLMESSVLLIMSFDRFIAIHNPLRYSSILTTARISKMVLVLAIRSFLLVLPFPLTLKRLSYCRKNLLSHSYCLHQDVMKLACSDNRVNVVYGFFVALCTMLDLACIALSYLLILKTVLGIASLSERLKAFNTCFSHICAVLIFYVTFITLAAMHRFAKHTSPLIMILIANIFLLVPPLMNPIVYCVKTRQIREKILGKLLTTCGR; encoded by the coding sequence ATGTCAGACTCCAATACCTCTGAGGTTAAGCTGTTTTTCTTGATTGGGATTCCAGGGTTGGAGCATATTCAAATGTGGATTTCTATCCCTATCTGCCTCATGTATTTGATTGCCATCCTAGGAAATTGCACCATCCTGCTTGTGATCAAGACAGAAACCTCTCTCCATGAGCCGATGTACTATTTCCTTGGCATGTTGGCCATCTCTGACCTgggtctctccctctcctccttacCCACTATGCTGAGAATATTCTTGTTCAATGCACCGGGGATATCCCCTGATGCCTGCTTTGCTCAAGAATTCTTCATCCATGGTTTCACTCTTATGGAATCATCTGTGCTTCTCATCATGTCCTTTGATCGTTTTATAGCCATTCACAACCCCCTGCGATACAGTTCAATCTTAACTACTGCCAGAATTTCCAAAATGGTGCTGGTCTTGGCCATCAGGAGCTTCCTTTTAGTACTTCCATTTCCTTTGACTCTAAAGAGGTTGAGCTATTGTCGCAAAAACCTCTTGTCCCACTCCTACTGTCTCCATCAGGATGTCATGAAGCTGGCATGCTCTGACAACAGGGTCAATGTTGTCTATGGTTTTTTTGTTGCACTCTGTACCATGTTGGACCTGGCATGCATTGCTTTGTCCTATTTGCTAATCCTAAAGACAGTTCTTGGCATTGCCTCTCTCTCAGAGAGACTCAAGGCCTTCAATACTTGTTTCTCTCACATCTGTGCTGTGCTCATCTTCTATGTGACTTTCATCACCCTAGCTGCTATGCACCGCTTTGCCAAGCACACATCTCCTCTCATAATGATCCTCATTGCCAACATCTTCTTGTTAGTGCCACCCCTGATGAACCCCATCGTGTACTGTGTGAAGACTCGGCAGATCCGGGAAAAGATCCTAGGAAAACTGCTTACCACATGTGGCAGATGA